The sequence below is a genomic window from bacterium.
CCGCCCGCGTCGTTAGCACCATCGGCGTGCCCCGCGACGAGCGCGAGCGGGTGAATCGCACGGCCGCCGCGCTCGACGCCCCGCCCAGCCCGAGCGCGGCGCGGCCGCGCGCCGGCGAGCCCGCCGCGAAGCCGGCCGTGCTGCGCCGCGCCCGCCGCTGAGCGCCGCGTCGCGGCGAACGGCCGCGCCGGCAAACCCGTGCTTGTGGGCGCGCGGGGGCTCCGATAGCTTGCCGCCGGCGATGCACACGGTACCGGCGAGCAACGAGCGCAACGTTCTCCTGCTCACCGGCGTCGGGCATTTCGCCACCCACTTCTTCGAGCTGATGTTCCCCACCCTGGCGGTGGCGCTGGCCAGGCAGAGCCAGGTGCCGATCGACGAGGTGCTGAGCTGGAGCTTCCTCGGCTATCTGGCGTTCGGGCTCGGGGCGCTGCCAGCGGGTCTGCTGGGCGATCGCGTCGGCACCCGCCTGCCGCTGCTGGCGGCGCTGTTCGGTCTCGGGGTCGCGGCGCTGGCGGCCAGCGAGGTCACGTCGCCGCGGGCGCTGATCATCTGCCTCGCGGCCATGGGCGCGCTCGCCAGCGTCTATCACCCGCTCGGCATGAGCCTGATCTCGCGCACCATCGACGCCCGCGGCCGCGCCCTCGGGATCAACGGCATCTTCGGCAATCTCGCCATCGCCCTGACGCCGGTGGTGACCGCCACCCTCTGCGCCCACTTCGGCTGGCAGGACACCTACCGGCTGGTCGGCTACGCGATGTGCGCGCTGGCGGTCGGCTGCGCCTTCCTGCCGGTGCAGGAGCCGGCGCCGCGCGCCGTCGCCGCCGAGGCCGCCGGGACGCCGATCGCCTGGCGACCGCTGCTGGTGCTGCTGGTGGCGGCGACCCTCGCCGGCGTCAGCTATCGCGGCACGACCCTGTTGCAGCCGGCCTACTTCGCCGAGCGGGTGAGCGAGATCTGGTTCGGCGCCGCGGTGTCCGTCGCCTATCTGCTCGGCGTCGGCGGCCAGTACCTCGGCGGTCTGCTCGCCGACCGGCACGACCAGCGCCGGCTGTACCTGCTCTTCCACGCCTGCAGCCTGCTGCCGCTGCTGTTGATGAGCGTGCTCGGCGGCATGCCGCTGGTGGTCAGCACCGCCGCGTTCGTGTTCTTCAGCCTCGGCATGCAGCCGATCGAGAACAGCCTGGTGGCGCACTACGCGCCGCCGCACCGGCGGGCGGCGATCTATGGTCTCAAGTTCGTCTGCACCTTCGGCGTCGGCTCGCTGGCGGTGTGGCTGGTGGGCTGGGCCGACGGCATCGGCGGCCTGGCGCACGCCCTGCGCTGTCTCGCCGGCGTGGTCCTGCTGGTGATCGTCGCCGCCGCGGTGCTGCTGCGCATGGATGATCGCGTCGCCCCGCGCCCGGCGCGCGCGGCGACGGCCGCGCGCCAGCCAGGTGGCGCGAGGCCGCAGGATTCGGCGGTGCTGCCATGAGCGGCGTGCGACGTCTGGTGCTGGTGCGGCACGGCGAAACCACCGGCCAGTCGAGCGTCCGCTACTACGGCGCCACCGACGTGCCGCTGAGCGCGCTCGGCGAGGCGCAGATGCGGCGCGCCGGCGCCGCCCTGGCGGGCGAGGCGTTCGACGCCGTCTACGCCAGCCGGCTGCAGCGGGCGCGGCGCGGCGCGGCGCTGATCGCCGGCGCCGCCCACGCGCCGCGCCCGGTGGCGGCGTTCGACGAGGTGAGCTTCGGCGACTGGGAGGGCTGGACGCGCGAGGAGATCGCGCGCCGCGCGCCCGCGGCGTTCGCCCGCTGGCAGGCCGACCCCGAGCGCTTCGTCTATCCGGGCGGCGAATGCCGCCAGGCCTTCCACCGTCGGGTCGCCGCCGGGCTCGCCGCGCTGCTGGCCGACCCCCCCGGCGCGCGCCTGCTGCTGGTCGCGCACCGCGGCGTCATCGCCGTCGCGCTGAGCGAGCTGCTCGGCCTGGACGCCGCCGCGCGGCGCGTCCTCGACATCGGCCTCGGCTCGATCCACGTGCTCGTCCGCGACGGCGCCGGCTGGCGCGCCGAGCGGCTGAACGCGCTCGACCACCTCGCCGACGTCGCGGAGGCGAGCGCATGAGCCGCCTGTTCGCCGGCGGCGCCGCGCGCGTGCGCGAACGCCGCGGGCGCGCCGCCGAGCGGCTGCGCGGACTCACCCTGTCGCCGATCAAGGACGTCGAGCTGCAGGCGAGCCGCATCCCCGGCGTCGTCTCGCTGGCGCAGGGCATCCCGAGCTTCGACACCCCGGAGCCGATCAAACGCTTCGCGGCCGAGCGCATGGCGGAGGGCGCCTGCGCCCGCTACTCGGTCAGCCCCGGCCTGCCGGCGCTGCGCGAGGCGATCGCCGAGGCGCTGGCGCGCGAGGGCATGCCGTACGACCCCGACCGCGAGGTCCTGGTCACCGTCGGCTCGATCGAGGCCATCGCCGCCACGCTGCTGGCCCACCTCGACGACGGCGACGAGGTGCTGGTGGTGTCGCCGACCTACGCCTCCTACCTGCCGGCGATCCGCCTCGCCGGCGGCGTGCCGCGCTGGGTGCCGCTCGACGAGGACGCGCACTTCGACCTCGACCCCGACGCGATCGCCAACGCGGTGTCGCGCCGCACCCGGGCGCTGCTCCTGTGCAACCCCAACAATCCCACCGGCACCGTCTTCTCGCGCGCCCAGACGCTGCGCATGCTGCGCGTCGCCGCCGCGCACGACCTGCTGGTGATCACCGACGAGGTGTACAAGGACTTCGTCTACGGCGAGGCCGGCATCTTCAGCGCCGCCATGGAGCCGAGCGCGCGCGAGCGCGTGATCCGCGTCTGCTCGTTCTCGAAGGCGTACGGGATGACCGGCTGGCGGGTCGGCTTCCTGCACGGACCGGCGGAGCGCGTCGCCGACGTCCTCACCGTCCACGACGCGCTGGTCACCTGCGCGCCGGTGGTGTCGCAGTACGCGGCGCTGGCGGCGCTCGAGCTGGGCGGCGCGTTCATCGCCGAGTTCGCCGCCGAGTTCCGGCGCCGCCGCGACCACGTCGTCGAACGCCTCGACGCCCTGTCGCAGGTCTTCGATTACCAGAAGCCGAACGCGTCGTATTTCGCCTTCCCGCGCGTCAAGGACACCGTTCCCCTGGCGCGCGATTCGCGGCGGCTGGCCGCCGAGCTGCTGCACCACGCGCGCGTCGCCCTGGTGCCCGGCGTCGCCTTCGGCCCCACCGGCGAGGCCCACCTGCGGCTCTGCTACGCGCGGCCCGCGGCCGACGTCGACCTCGCCTTCGATCGACTGACGGAGTACTTCGGCGGCCGCCCGGCGCGCGATCGCGTCGCCGTGCCCGCCACCCTGCCGGCGCGCGCGCCGACCGCCCGGCTCGCGCTGCGCCGCCGCGGCGTCGCGCTGCTCCGCCGCCTGGCGCACCGCCGCCTGCAGCGCATGCGGCCGAAGGTGGTGGCGATCACCGGCACGCACGGCAAGACGGTGCTGAAACGCACCCTGGCCGAGCTGCTGGCACGCCGCCTGCGCGTGCACGCCAACCCGCTCTCCCACAACACCGCCATCGGCCTGCCCCTGGCGGTGCTCGACGCCGAGCTCGACACCCGCCGGCCGCTGGCGATCGCGGCCGCCTTCGCCCGGGCGGCGTGGCGCGCCTATGGACCGGTCCCCCCGCTCGACGTCATGGTGCTCGAGCTCGGCGTGCGCCGCCGCGGCGACATGCGCGCCCACCTGGAGATCGTGCGCCCGGACGTCGTGGTGGTGACGCCGGTCGCCGCCAGCTACACCGACGACCTCGAGGCGATGAAGACCCTGCGCGCCGAGATCGGCCTGCTGTGTCGCGACGCGAGCCAGCGCGGCGCCGCGGTCCTGCTCTGCGGCGACGATCCGATGCTCGCGGCGCTCGCCGCCGAGCTGCCCGGCGCGCGCACGTTCTCCGCCCAGGAGCTGCGGACGGGCGCAGCGGGCACGACGTTGGCGCTCGACGGCCGGGACCTGCCGGTGCACCGCGACATCGTCGGCGCCAGCGGTCAGCGCGCCGTCGCCGCCGCCGTCCACGTCGCCCGCCTGCTCGGCGTCGACGACTCCGAGATCGCCGCCTACCTGGATTGACGCCCGGGGGCTCCGCGCCCGACGGGCGGGGATGACGGCTCCTCGGCGCCGAGACCCGGGCGCGCCCGGTTGCGCTCTCCCCCGGCGCCGGCTAGCAGTCGCCGACCGATGACAGGAGGATCCCCATGTCGCGTTGGCTGAT
It includes:
- a CDS encoding aminotransferase class I/II-fold pyridoxal phosphate-dependent enzyme, with translation MSRLFAGGAARVRERRGRAAERLRGLTLSPIKDVELQASRIPGVVSLAQGIPSFDTPEPIKRFAAERMAEGACARYSVSPGLPALREAIAEALAREGMPYDPDREVLVTVGSIEAIAATLLAHLDDGDEVLVVSPTYASYLPAIRLAGGVPRWVPLDEDAHFDLDPDAIANAVSRRTRALLLCNPNNPTGTVFSRAQTLRMLRVAAAHDLLVITDEVYKDFVYGEAGIFSAAMEPSARERVIRVCSFSKAYGMTGWRVGFLHGPAERVADVLTVHDALVTCAPVVSQYAALAALELGGAFIAEFAAEFRRRRDHVVERLDALSQVFDYQKPNASYFAFPRVKDTVPLARDSRRLAAELLHHARVALVPGVAFGPTGEAHLRLCYARPAADVDLAFDRLTEYFGGRPARDRVAVPATLPARAPTARLALRRRGVALLRRLAHRRLQRMRPKVVAITGTHGKTVLKRTLAELLARRLRVHANPLSHNTAIGLPLAVLDAELDTRRPLAIAAAFARAAWRAYGPVPPLDVMVLELGVRRRGDMRAHLEIVRPDVVVVTPVAASYTDDLEAMKTLRAEIGLLCRDASQRGAAVLLCGDDPMLAALAAELPGARTFSAQELRTGAAGTTLALDGRDLPVHRDIVGASGQRAVAAAVHVARLLGVDDSEIAAYLD
- a CDS encoding histidine phosphatase family protein; translated protein: MSGVRRLVLVRHGETTGQSSVRYYGATDVPLSALGEAQMRRAGAALAGEAFDAVYASRLQRARRGAALIAGAAHAPRPVAAFDEVSFGDWEGWTREEIARRAPAAFARWQADPERFVYPGGECRQAFHRRVAAGLAALLADPPGARLLLVAHRGVIAVALSELLGLDAAARRVLDIGLGSIHVLVRDGAGWRAERLNALDHLADVAEASA
- a CDS encoding MFS transporter, which codes for MHTVPASNERNVLLLTGVGHFATHFFELMFPTLAVALARQSQVPIDEVLSWSFLGYLAFGLGALPAGLLGDRVGTRLPLLAALFGLGVAALAASEVTSPRALIICLAAMGALASVYHPLGMSLISRTIDARGRALGINGIFGNLAIALTPVVTATLCAHFGWQDTYRLVGYAMCALAVGCAFLPVQEPAPRAVAAEAAGTPIAWRPLLVLLVAATLAGVSYRGTTLLQPAYFAERVSEIWFGAAVSVAYLLGVGGQYLGGLLADRHDQRRLYLLFHACSLLPLLLMSVLGGMPLVVSTAAFVFFSLGMQPIENSLVAHYAPPHRRAAIYGLKFVCTFGVGSLAVWLVGWADGIGGLAHALRCLAGVVLLVIVAAAVLLRMDDRVAPRPARAATAARQPGGARPQDSAVLP